The Nitrospira lenta DNA window GACTCTAGACTCTACGTATTCCATATTGTTCAATCCCGCACCCTCTAGAAATTCAGGGGCTTCAGGCCCTATGCTAGTCAGTCCGCCAGAACACCCGCAGTGAGGTGAGTAGGATCACTCCGGGGTAGACCGATGCCCCACAGCTGACCAGCGAACCGAGGCACGAAGCGCCATCATGCACCGTTTCCGCTCTTCCTCGCCGACCGAGGCCACAACCCAAGCCAGCAACGGCATCCCGCCGGAACAGTCCGCGCTGCAGGCTTCTTCCCCTACTCATCATGCCGTAGAAGCAACGCCTATCGGCGCCTGGGAATGGCGGTTCGCCAGCGGACGGATCGAGTGGTCCCCGCAAGCCGATACCGTTTTCGGGCTCGCACCTGGCAATTCTCCCCGCACATTCGAAGGATTCTTGAACCTCGTGCATGAGTCAGATCGGCCGCAGTTCCAAGCGGCGATTCAGACAACGCTCGAAACCCGTCAGCCCTATCAGCTCGATCACCGCATCATCACCCCGAGCGGAACCGTCCGATGGGTTGCCTGTCGAGGTCGCGCGGCTCTGGATACAGACGGTCGCGTCACAGGCATGGCGGGAACGACCGAAGATATTACCCGTCGGAAAGAAACCGAGCTGGCCCTTTTCGATCTGCAAGGGACCCTGGAGCAGCGAGTGCGAGAGCGTACCGCCGGACTCGAACAAACCGTGCGGAACCTTCAAGAGGAAATTGAGCAGCGGCAGCAAACGGAAGACGCTCTGAAGGCCAGCGAGCAACGGTATCACGCTCTCTACGAACACAACCCTACGATGTACTTCACCCTGACGCCTGACGGCACCGTCCTCTCCGTCAACCGGTTCGGGGCGGAAGAATTGGGATACCGTGCGGACGAACTGGCCGGGCAATCGGTCCTCACCGTCTTCCTAGCCGCCGATCACCACACCGTGTTGGAACAACTGCGCCTCTGCTCACAGAGCCCGGGACGAACGTTCAACTGGGAAATTCAGAAAGTACGGAAGGATGGACAGCGCCTCTGGGTCAAGGAACGGGCGCGGGCCATCACCGGGCCGGATGGAATTCCGATCATTCTCATCGTGTGTGAAGACATTACGGAACAACGGCAGACGCAAGCGCTGATCCAGGATCGGGAACAGCTACTACACAACACCACGCAGTTTCTCCATACCCTGGTGCGGGAGTCTCCTCTTCCGATTATCAGTCTAAGCGCCGACGCGCTGGTCACCAGTTGGAACCAGGCCGCCGTAAGACTTTTCGGCTGGACCGAAGAGGAAGTCCTCGGCCAGGAACTCCCCTATGTGCCAGCCGGCCAAGAGACGGAGGCCGATGCCCTCTGGGGCGAGGGCACCCGCCGCGCGATTTGTGGACCAATCCCCTTGCGCCGGCAACGGAAAGACGGAACGCTCCTCGATCTGCTGTTATGGCCGGTGTTCGTGAACGATGCCAACGGGCAGCTGGAAACCGCGGTCGGCCTCTACGTCGATCAATCGGAACTCCGCCGGGCAGAGGATGCCCGCCTGCACAGCGAAGAACGCCTCCGATCGTTCTTAAATGCCCTCGACGACCTCGCCGTTGAGCTCGACGAGACAGGCACCTACGTGAACGCCTGGACCAGGAACGAAAACAGTCTGCTGGTGCCGAAGCAAGCGCTTCTTGGAAAGACACTTTTGGATCTCCACGGAGAAGAAGCCGGAGCACGCTACGTAGAAATTGTGAACCGTGTCCTCCAATCGGGGCAACCGGACACCATCGAATATTCACTGGCGATGCATGGGCAGCTTCGGCACTTTTCCGCCATCCTCAGCCGTATTCCGGCGAGTGCGAGCACCCCATCGACCGTCGCCTGTGTCGTCCGCGACATGACGGAGCAAAAACGCTCGGCGGAAGCACTGCACCTGAGCGAGCTCCATTTAAAAAGCATCATCGAGACGTCGCCGGAATGTTTCAAACTGGTGGCCGCTGACGGGACACTGCTCCAGATAAACGCGACCGGGCTGGCCATGATCGAGGCCGACGACATACGAAACGTACTCGGCCAATGCATCTATCCGATTGTCGCCGAACCTCATCGCGAGGCCTTTCGGGCCATGAATGAACGGGTCTGCCGGGGGCAAAGAGAATCGCTTGAATACGAGGTCGTGGGCTTGCAAGGGACTCGCCGCTGGGTGGAAACCCATGCCGTGCCGTTGCGCAATCCCGCCGATGGCGCCATGGTTCAGCTCGCCATCACGCGCGACGTCACCGACCGCAAACAAGCCGAACTGGCGCTTCGCCTGAGCGAAGAGCGCTTCGAAATTGCCTTTCGGTCAAGCCCCCATCCAGTCATAATTACCGAATTGGAGACGGGCCGCTGCATCGAGGTCAACGACACGGCCCTGCACCTCTTTGGGTTTCAACGCCACGAAGCAGTCGGGCACACGACCATCGCCATTGAGCTGTGGCCGAAGCCGGACGACCGGGTGCGATTTGTGACGCAACTTCTGGCGCAGGGCACCCTCCGAGGCGTGGAGTTCACGCTCCAAACCAAGGACCGCCGCTTGCGGCACTGTCTGGTCTCAAGCCAATTGATCGAACTCAACGGGACGCGGTGCATCCTCACGGTGGGCACGGATGTCACGGAAAAGAAAGAAGCGGAAGCCGCGCTGCTGGAAAGCGAAGAGCGCTGGCAGCGGTTCGTCGCCGATGCGCCGGTGGGGCTGGTCGTCGTCGATGCCGACAAACACATCCTGAGCGCCAACAAAGCCTTCTGTACGCTCACGGGCTATTCCGAGCAGGAAGTGATTAATAACACCTACGCGCCGTACACCCATCCCGACGACCTGCCTAAAAATCTACAATTGACCGATGAACTGTTTGCAGGGCAACGGGACGCCTATCTTTACGAGAAACGGTACATCCGGAAAAACGGCGAAATTATCTGGGTCTCCGTCCGCGCGAGTCATCTCTCCGCTCATAGGAACGATACGCCGCTGGTGCTCGCCGTCGTGGAAGACATTACCGACCGCAAGCAAGCCCTGGCGGAGCGAGAACGAATCAGCCAGGATCTGCACGACAATATTCTTCAATCCCTCTACGCCATCGGCATGCAGCTCGAAGCGGGAAAGTTTCTGGTGGGAACCGCCCCGCGCAAATCCAAGCGGCATGTCACTCAAGCCATCCGGCAATTGAACCATCTTGTGCTGGAGGTCCGGCAATTCATCACGGATCTGACCCGCCGCACGGCGCCGACATTGGACTTCAGTGTGGCGCTGAAGCAACTCGTCGCCTCCTGCTCATCGAACAATCATCCCATGCCGACATTGGACATCGATCCGGCCGCACTCATGGCCGTCACCCCGGCGATCGGCGAGCAATTGATGAACATTGCGCGAGAAGCCTTGAGCAACAGCGTCCGCCATACCGGTGCAACCCGCCGTTCCGTCAGCCTCATGACAACCGACCGAGCCATCCGGCTGCGCGTGACCGATGACGGCAGCGGCTTTGACCCCGGCCGCACCAGGCGCCGCGGTCACGGACTGGCCAATATGGCGGCACGAGCCAAAACCATCGGCGCGCAATTCACGCTCGACAGTGCGCCGGACCACGGCACCTCGATCACGATCGACGTGCCCACAGGAGATCCGTATGCCTGCTAAGACAAAATCCTCCGTCATTCGGTTGCTGATCGTCGACGACCATGAGGTCGTTCGAATCGGGCTCGGTGCGGTGCTCGATCTGACACCGGGAATGAAAGTCGTCGGCCAAGCCCGGAGTAAGGCCGATGCCATCACGCAATGCCGTCGCACAAAAGCGGACGTCGTGTTGCTCGACATCCGTCTGCCGGACGGCAGCGGAATCGATGCCGCCCGCGAGATTCTGTCGGTGCACCCGAACATCCGCATCCTGTTTCTGACCAGCTTCGCCGACGAACACACGGTGCTTGAAGCGATCCTGTCCGGCGCCCAAGGCTATGTGCTGAAAGACATCGGCTCCGCTGCGCTGATCCGCGCCATCAAAACCGTCGCCGCCGGACACCCCTTGATCGACCCGCGCCTAGCCACGCACACGCTCTCATGGATGAAGCACCTGCCGGACGGCCAGCCCCTCGCCAAACGCTCCCTCCTCTCGCCTCAAGAGCAGCGGATCCTGCCGCATGTCGCCGGAGGCCTGACCAACAAAGAGATCGCGCAACGCCTGAATCTGAGCGAGAAGACCGTGAAGAATTATTTAGCCAACATCTACTCCAAACTCCAGATCGGACGGCGCTCCCAGGTCGCCGCCATGTACGCCGGAAGCTTCAAGGGTTCCGCGCCGCCACTCGCCTCCAAATCCTCCTAGGACGGGCACCCATCCGAGACGCCCTCACCTCGAGCCATCCCCATCGACCTCAAGATTTCCTCTCGCGAGCCGATACAGATCCGCTGCCTACAGAGAGGCTCGGCCTCCCTCCGTTTCAGCCGGCCTCACGAGAGGCGCATCAAGTTCGTTCCTCCACCATCCGACAAAGACGTGGGCCTTCGCATCTCAACGGCCCTGTGTCAGATGAGGAGCTCATGTTCGATCTATCTACATTCCGGCTGCAAGACATGGCGCTCTGCAGCATGACAGTCCGCCAACTTGGAGAGGGTGCCTCATCCATAGAAGCGGCCGCCGACCGGATCACCCGCTTTCTCTATACCAACCTCACCACCGGACCGAACGAAGATCCCGCCTGCGTCCTCGTGCGCGCGTTCAAGACGCATCCCTATAGTCGGCTGACCCCAGAACTCCAGGCCCTGGTTGATACGCGCCTCGGGCGCACACCCGCCCACCTCGACATGAAATGCCTGACACTGTTGGCCAGCACGGGCGCCGTCTCCGGCTGGAACACGCCCGCCCTCTCAAGTCGATTCCGCGTCATTCCCTTAGCCGGGCCGGAGGCGCTGGAACAGTTGCCGATGTTCGCCCAACTATTTACTCAATTCCATATCGACCTGCCGTATCTTCAGGATACGCCCGTGTCGCTGCTGTTGGATAAGCATGCCACGACCTTCAATGCCTTCCATGTCCCCCAGGCCCTCAACAGTCCCTATGTGCCGGGACAACAAGACTTCGTCGTTCCCTTCGGAGTACAGTCGGTCTTCGGCTGCGGAGGGCTGCTGCCGACCGGCGAGATGTTCGTTTTCGTCCTCTTTTCGAAAATCGCCGTCTCCAAAGAAACGGCCGACCTGTTCAAAGCCGTCGCCCTATCCGCCAAGCTGGCCCTCGCGCCGTTCGAACACCCTGTCCTGATCCTGCCGACGGCAACGGCCGCGTCCGGGGCCAGGGGCGCACAGCCCCCCGCCACCCTCACCGCCTTGCAAGACCGTGTCGCCACCCTCGAAGCGATCCTGACGGTGCAAGAACAAGCAGTGGACGCCCAGTCCAGCCGACTCGAAAATAATCTGGCCGAGGCGGTCAGGCAGCGGGAGACCTTACAGAAACACAGTGTGCGCGTTGAAACACTCTCTGCCGCATCCCCGGTCGGCCTCTTTGAAATGGATGCGGACGGAAGCTGCCTCTACGCCAATGCCGCCTGGCAAACGATCGCGGGGCTCTCGCTCTCGGAGACCCTGGGCGCCGGATGGCGCCGCGCTATTTATGAAGAAGACCGCGCCGGGGTCTTGGCCGCATGGAATCAAACTGCGAAAGCCGACGACGACTGTGCGCTAGAGTTCCGGATGCAACGACCTGACGGCACGATTCGCTGGGTCCAGGCCAGGTCCCGCCCATGCCGGGACGATGAAGGCCGCGTCACAAGCCACATCGGCACGCTGGAAGACATCACGGAACGAGCCCTTGCCACGACCGCGTTACGGGAAAGTCAGCAGCGGCTTGATCTGGCGGTACAAGGATCGCAAACTGGAATCTGGGACTGGGAGATACGCACCAATCAGGTCTATTTCTCTCCTATTTGGAAACGGCAGCTCGGCTATGACGCTCATGAATTGCAAGGACGGTTTGAAGAGTGGCGTGACCATCTCCATCCCGACGATCGCACCCGCGCACTCGCCACCGTAGAATCCTATTTGGCGGGACAGGCATCCGGGTTCGAACTCGAATGCCGGCTTCGCCATAAGGACGGCTCTTACCGGTGGATGCTGGCTCGCGGAATCTGCGTACGCGACGAACAAGGCACGCCGTATCGCATGGTCGGCTCACAGATCGATATCACCGAGCACAAGGACGCCCTGGCCCGCCCGAGCGAAACAGACAGACGCAGGACATTCGCCTTCGAGAGCAGCGGCGACGGAATCTGGGATTGGGATGCCGCGACCGACACCGTGTTCTTCTCGGATCGATGGAAGACCATGCTCGGCTATTCGCCCTCCGACATCGGGGATACGCTCGACGAATGGCTGTCCCGCGTCCATCCCGACGATCTTCCGCCTCTCAAGGCCGATCTTCACCGCCATTTTCGCGGTGAGATGCCGCTCTACACGCATGAACATCGGGTGCGGTGCAAAGACGGATCCTATAAATGGCTGCTGAATCGCAGCCACGCGGTTGCGCGTGATGCCGAGGGGACACCGCTTCGCGTGGTCGGCACTCACAGCGACGTCGCCACCCGCAGGCTGTCCACCGACGCACTCCAAGAAAGCGACGAGCAATTCAGTCAATCCTTTCACGAAGCCGCCATCGGCATGGCGCTGGTCTCGACCGACGGCCGCTGGTTGCAAGTCAATCGTGCATTGTGCGACCTGGTCGGGTACTCGCGGGAAGAATTGGAAGCCACCACCTTCCAAGCTCTCACCTATCCCGACGATCTGGAAACGGATCTGGGATATGTGCAGCAGATGCTGAACGGGGACATCCGCACCTACCAGATGGAAAAGCGGTACCTGCACAAAAGCGGGCATATTGTCTGGGTGCTGCTCAGCGTATCGTTGGTCCGGCATGCCGACGGGACGCCACGCTACTTCATTGCACAAATACAAGACCGCTCGCACCGGAAACGCGCCGAGGAGCAATTGCGGTTGGTCGTGGAGGCCATCCCGACGGGCATTCTGCTGATCAATCATCACGGCGCGATTCAGCTCATCAATGCGCAGATGGAAGAAATGTTCGGATACTCACGCAACGAGCTCATCGGTCAGCCCATGGAAGTCCTCATTCCCGAACGATTCCGCTCGCCGCATCCCGAACATCAACGCCGGTACTTTTCGAACCCAGCGACCCGGAGAATGGGAGCCGGCCGGGATCTGTATGGACTCCGGAAAGACGGGTCCGAATTTCCCGTAGAGATCGGGCTCAATCCCGTTCAGACGTCTCAGGGAATCGATGTGATGGCCTCCGTCGCCGATATCAGCTTGCGCAAGCAGATGGAATCGACCCGGTTCCAGCTGCAACAGGCCATCGACCATGCACAGGACGGGATCGCGTTGTTCGACGACGCCGGCCACTTCACGTATATGAACCCGGCGCACGCGGCGATCTACGGCTATGCCGTCGGGGACCTGCTCGGCAAGAACTGGACGCACCTCTATCCCGAAGAATGGGCGGCAATGATCGGGCAGATGTATCTCCCGATTCTGCGCTCCGAGGGGCAATGGCAAGGGGAGGTGGTCGGAAAGAAGAAGTCGGGCGATGCGTTCCACGTCGACCTTTCGCTGACGCTGCTGGAGAAACCCGGCACGGCACAGCAGACTATCCTCTGCACCTGCCGGGATATCTCCCTCCGCAAACAGATGGAGCTGGACCTAGTCGCCGCCAAAGACGCCGCCGAGGCCGGCATTCGGGCCAAGTCTGAATTCCTCGCGACCATGAGCCATG harbors:
- a CDS encoding PAS domain S-box protein — translated: MHRFRSSSPTEATTQASNGIPPEQSALQASSPTHHAVEATPIGAWEWRFASGRIEWSPQADTVFGLAPGNSPRTFEGFLNLVHESDRPQFQAAIQTTLETRQPYQLDHRIITPSGTVRWVACRGRAALDTDGRVTGMAGTTEDITRRKETELALFDLQGTLEQRVRERTAGLEQTVRNLQEEIEQRQQTEDALKASEQRYHALYEHNPTMYFTLTPDGTVLSVNRFGAEELGYRADELAGQSVLTVFLAADHHTVLEQLRLCSQSPGRTFNWEIQKVRKDGQRLWVKERARAITGPDGIPIILIVCEDITEQRQTQALIQDREQLLHNTTQFLHTLVRESPLPIISLSADALVTSWNQAAVRLFGWTEEEVLGQELPYVPAGQETEADALWGEGTRRAICGPIPLRRQRKDGTLLDLLLWPVFVNDANGQLETAVGLYVDQSELRRAEDARLHSEERLRSFLNALDDLAVELDETGTYVNAWTRNENSLLVPKQALLGKTLLDLHGEEAGARYVEIVNRVLQSGQPDTIEYSLAMHGQLRHFSAILSRIPASASTPSTVACVVRDMTEQKRSAEALHLSELHLKSIIETSPECFKLVAADGTLLQINATGLAMIEADDIRNVLGQCIYPIVAEPHREAFRAMNERVCRGQRESLEYEVVGLQGTRRWVETHAVPLRNPADGAMVQLAITRDVTDRKQAELALRLSEERFEIAFRSSPHPVIITELETGRCIEVNDTALHLFGFQRHEAVGHTTIAIELWPKPDDRVRFVTQLLAQGTLRGVEFTLQTKDRRLRHCLVSSQLIELNGTRCILTVGTDVTEKKEAEAALLESEERWQRFVADAPVGLVVVDADKHILSANKAFCTLTGYSEQEVINNTYAPYTHPDDLPKNLQLTDELFAGQRDAYLYEKRYIRKNGEIIWVSVRASHLSAHRNDTPLVLAVVEDITDRKQALAERERISQDLHDNILQSLYAIGMQLEAGKFLVGTAPRKSKRHVTQAIRQLNHLVLEVRQFITDLTRRTAPTLDFSVALKQLVASCSSNNHPMPTLDIDPAALMAVTPAIGEQLMNIAREALSNSVRHTGATRRSVSLMTTDRAIRLRVTDDGSGFDPGRTRRRGHGLANMAARAKTIGAQFTLDSAPDHGTSITIDVPTGDPYAC
- a CDS encoding response regulator transcription factor, which produces MPAKTKSSVIRLLIVDDHEVVRIGLGAVLDLTPGMKVVGQARSKADAITQCRRTKADVVLLDIRLPDGSGIDAAREILSVHPNIRILFLTSFADEHTVLEAILSGAQGYVLKDIGSAALIRAIKTVAAGHPLIDPRLATHTLSWMKHLPDGQPLAKRSLLSPQEQRILPHVAGGLTNKEIAQRLNLSEKTVKNYLANIYSKLQIGRRSQVAAMYAGSFKGSAPPLASKSS
- a CDS encoding PAS domain S-box protein; translated protein: MFDLSTFRLQDMALCSMTVRQLGEGASSIEAAADRITRFLYTNLTTGPNEDPACVLVRAFKTHPYSRLTPELQALVDTRLGRTPAHLDMKCLTLLASTGAVSGWNTPALSSRFRVIPLAGPEALEQLPMFAQLFTQFHIDLPYLQDTPVSLLLDKHATTFNAFHVPQALNSPYVPGQQDFVVPFGVQSVFGCGGLLPTGEMFVFVLFSKIAVSKETADLFKAVALSAKLALAPFEHPVLILPTATAASGARGAQPPATLTALQDRVATLEAILTVQEQAVDAQSSRLENNLAEAVRQRETLQKHSVRVETLSAASPVGLFEMDADGSCLYANAAWQTIAGLSLSETLGAGWRRAIYEEDRAGVLAAWNQTAKADDDCALEFRMQRPDGTIRWVQARSRPCRDDEGRVTSHIGTLEDITERALATTALRESQQRLDLAVQGSQTGIWDWEIRTNQVYFSPIWKRQLGYDAHELQGRFEEWRDHLHPDDRTRALATVESYLAGQASGFELECRLRHKDGSYRWMLARGICVRDEQGTPYRMVGSQIDITEHKDALARPSETDRRRTFAFESSGDGIWDWDAATDTVFFSDRWKTMLGYSPSDIGDTLDEWLSRVHPDDLPPLKADLHRHFRGEMPLYTHEHRVRCKDGSYKWLLNRSHAVARDAEGTPLRVVGTHSDVATRRLSTDALQESDEQFSQSFHEAAIGMALVSTDGRWLQVNRALCDLVGYSREELEATTFQALTYPDDLETDLGYVQQMLNGDIRTYQMEKRYLHKSGHIVWVLLSVSLVRHADGTPRYFIAQIQDRSHRKRAEEQLRLVVEAIPTGILLINHHGAIQLINAQMEEMFGYSRNELIGQPMEVLIPERFRSPHPEHQRRYFSNPATRRMGAGRDLYGLRKDGSEFPVEIGLNPVQTSQGIDVMASVADISLRKQMESTRFQLQQAIDHAQDGIALFDDAGHFTYMNPAHAAIYGYAVGDLLGKNWTHLYPEEWAAMIGQMYLPILRSEGQWQGEVVGKKKSGDAFHVDLSLTLLEKPGTAQQTILCTCRDISLRKQMELDLVAAKDAAEAGIRAKSEFLATMSHEIRTPMNGVLGMTDLLIDTTLTTEQREFVHTLRHSGESLMRIINDILDFSKIEAGKLTIETLPFDLRMTIEDTLDLLAPTAQAKHLELVGLIDAQAPNGVIGDPGRIRQILTNLIGNAIKFTDRGEVLVQVLKAEEEASSVLLRFEIVDTGVGLTEEAKAKLFQSFTQADSSTARKYGGTGLGLAICKRLTELMGGQIGIQSYPGTGTCVWFTIRLRTQTNAPALPAPALVESLSGLRICLIDDNATNRSLLQYHACDWKMHYESAEDGPSALALIRRAAAAGTPFDLAILDMHMPGMDGLELGRTIRADANLNGTRLVLLTSLGRRGDAKLAQSAGFSGYLTKPVRKAHLYDCLRLVMGQAPVSYQESQAAPAETPLITRHQVKEVTAHIRLLVVDDNLVNQKVAVKMLEKLGYRVDVASNGNEALAALTRHHYNLVFMDCQMPELDGFETTNMIRTHEQPGTRLPIIAMTANAMEGDREHCLASGMDDFVSKPVKSQDLKTVLTHWLSPPDDRAAA